The segment ACGAGGGTCTGGCCGGGGTGGAGGGGGAAGCTCTGGCCCAGTTGTTGGCCGCTGCGCACGACCAGCCAGGCAATGGCCTGATCGGCCGCCGGCGACCCGGCTGCAAGCTGCTGCGTCGATGGGGCCGAGGCGAGGGTGTCGGAGTCGTAGAGGGCAGCGGCGCCCGCCCCGGCGGCGGCCCCGCTCTCGCGGCCGGGGCGAGGACGAGGCGGCGGCGGCACCAGGTTGCCGGCCACGCCCACCACCGCCGGCGGCG is part of the Caldilineales bacterium genome and harbors:
- a CDS encoding FHA domain-containing protein, which translates into the protein PPAVVGVAGNLVPPPPRPRPGRESGAAAGAGAAALYDSDTLASAPSTQQLAAGSPAADQAIAWLVVRSGQQLGQSFPLHPGQTLVLGRDPARANVVLSDPTVSGLHAQIRQEHGRFVIYDLGSTNGTFLGGETGYTAAVQRQPLQDGDELRLGSVSLLFTTGKP